The genomic segment AATGAATTTTTTATCGGGAAATCCGATTTTTGCCTGATAGGTTGAGCTTGATGATTTAGTTTTAAATGGGTTGCGCACAGTAAGCCTCCGATTTTCTTCAAATTAAGAATGTAATAGTCTTATTCTTTATCGGTTGCTAAAGGAAAAAACAGTATCTTTTTTAGAAGGAAACTCTCTAGAAGTTAAAAAATATTGACCTTAAACGAAAAAAGCTCACGGTCCGGGACCATGAGCAAAAGCGTGTTCAATCGGACATCATATATTTTTAAAGAGAAAGTGAAAGAAAGTTAGACCGGTTGATCTTCTTGAAAGGCTTGTTTTGCATCGTTCAGTGCCCGCATCCGGCTAACGCACGATTGAATGAACTGAATATCAATCGAACTGAATCGCGTGACGGGGCCTTTGGCTGATTCGGCACTAAATGTGAAGGTTCCGAGATTCCAAAGTTCGATTTTAAATCGTTTTCCTTTGTTGTCGTCGAAGTGTTGTACGAATTCGATTTTCGGTACCATACGAACCCCTCCTTGTTAGTCCATTCCCCTTTTTCAGCAATTAAAAAAGCCAAACTGTGCGTTAGCAACAGTTTGGCTTGAAAAAATTAAACGGGTGCGACGTCATAGCCGATTTCTTCGATGGCTTCGACTAGACGTTCTTGTGTGACATCTTCATGGACGACAGTGACTGAATTGTCAGGGAGCGAAACAGTCGCCGTTGTGACGCCGTCCAGTTCGTTCAGTGCCGATTCGACACTTGCTTTACAGTGGTTACATGTCATACCGATGACGTGTAAAGTCGTTTCTTTCATGAGTGAGTTCCTCCTTTAGTGAGTGGGGTACGTTTTAAGCGTAACGCATTCGTGACGACGGAAACAGAGCTAAATGCCATCGCTGCTCCGGCGAGCCACGGAGCGAGAAGTCCGAGAAAAGCAACGGGGATCCCGATCGTATTATAGGCGAGTGCGAAAAAGAGATTTTGGCGAATGTTCTTCATCGTCTGTTCACTCAACCGAATCGCCGTTGCGACTTGTTGTAAATCGTGTCCAAGCAGTGTGACGTCAGCTGCTTCTAAGGCGACATCCGTCCCGCTACCAAGAGCGATTCCGACGTCAGCCGTCGCAAGCGCTGGCGCATCGTTAATTCCGTCACCAACCATGGCGACGCGGTGTCCCGCATCTTGAAGGGCTTTGATGTGATCAGCTTTTTCGATGGGTAAGATATCTGCAAACACATGGTTTGTTGGAATACCGAGTTCCGTCGCTAGATTGAGGGCAACGTCTTTTCGGTCACCCGTCAAGAGATAGACTGCTTTTGTCTGTTGAATTTGAGCGATGACGTGTTTCGTCGTCGGCTTCAGTTCATCGCGAATCGCGTAACCAGCTTCAACGTGCCCGTCGACAGCGACATAGACGAATGTCGCGCCGGCAGAAGACCAGTCCGGGACATCGAACTGTTGATCCCGCATCATTCGTTCAGAACCAACCAGGATGTTGCGACCGAGAATCATCCCGCTGACACCGCGGCCGGCATCGACTTGAAACTGTTCAATATCGAACACGACATCCCGTTCTTCGGTAATCGCATGCGCGAGCGGATGCTCTGATTTTTTTTCGATGGCTGCTGCGAAGTCGAGTGCTTGTTCGTTCCCGAACGTCTCGACGACGACAGGGCGTCCGACGGTTAGTGTACCTGTTTTATCGAAAACGACGGCATCAACATGTTGTAACGATTCAAGCTGGGCACCACCTTTGAAAAGCACACCATGCTCAGCACCTTTACCTGTTCCGACCATGATGGATGTCGGGGTTGCGAGTCCTAATGCACAGGGACAAGCAATGACGAGGACAGCAATCGCAGGACGAATTGCTTCAGCAAATGAGCCGGCCGTCAACCACCAAGCACCAAGTGTGATGAGGGCGATGGCGACGACGATTGGCACGAAGATGCCGGAAATCCGATCGGCTTGTCGTTGGATTGGCGCTTTTTCTGTCTGCGCTTGTTCAACGACACGGATGATGTTCGCAAGCATCGTCTCCTGACCGACTTTCGTTGCTTCAATCAACAAATTCCCATTCGTATTCAAGGTTCCGCCAATGACGGTATCATCGGCACCTTTATGCGCTGGAAGCGGTTCACCAGTCAGCATTGATTCATCGAGATAGGCATCACCGGATAAAATCATTCCGTCCATCGGAATTTTCTGTCCCGGTTTGACGACGATCTGCATGCCGGGTTGAATCTGATCAATCGCGACCGTGCGTTCCGTGCCGTTGTCGAGGACGACGGCATCCGTTGCCTGCAGGGACAAGAGACTTTTGATCGCACCGGTCGTTTGTTGTTTTGCCCGATCTTCGAGTACTTTACCAAGAAGGACGAGTGTAATTAAGATGGCACTTGTTTCAAAGTAAAGATTCGGCATTACCGGATGGATGAGCATTTCTGCGACCGAATAAAAGTAAGCGGCTGACGTCCCGAGTGCGACGAGGACATCCATGTTGGCACTACCGCTCCGGAGACTCTTATAGGCACCAACATAGAACGGTGCCCCGATAATGAATTGAACGGGTGTAGCCAGTGCGAACTGGAGCCACGGATTCATCAGGAACGTCAGATGGACCGGACTATTTGGAATGTGCGACACCATACTGAGTAAGAGTGGTAACGACAGCAAGGCGGCGATGAAAAAACGATAGAGCATCCGCCGATCTTGCACTTTTTCATGAGGGGCCGACTTAATGGTCGCGCCATAACCGACCTTCTTGATTTTATCAATGATTGCTTGTTCATCGAGTTCGTCGGGGACTGCAATCCGCGCCGTCTCGAGTGGTAAGTTGACCGTCGCATCGACACCGTCCATCCGATTCAGGACTTTTTCGATTCGGGCTGAACAGGCGGCGCATGTCATGCCTTCAATGTTCAATTCGATTGTTTTTGACATACGTATACCTCCTTACTTCTTGAGTCGGGCGATGACGGACATCAGTTCGTCGACATAAAGATCTGTGTCTTTCTGTCCGGTAGCTGCATCATGCATACACATCTTGACATGACGTTCGATGACTTGTAGTTCGACTTGACGAAGGGCGGCTTGAATCGATGCCGTCTGTGTCAAAATATCGATACAATACCGATCTTCGGCGACCATGTTGGCGATACCACGGACTTGCCCTTCGATACGCTTCAAACGTTTATTTAATGCTTCCTGCTCTTCAGAAGAGCGGGGGACGAGCGGATGATCATGTTGCATAGGAACACCTCTTTCTGTTGGTAGTTGCTATTTAAACCATAACATATAGGGGTAGGGGGTACCAGTATGATGATTTGCAGGGGCAAAAAAATACGCCACCCGAATGGGATGGCGTATTCAGACTATAGGCAACGTGCTATCAGGAAATCAAACGTCTTTTCTCGTTGCTTTCCTCGGTCAAGGCGCTAGCCATTGCTCCTTGGTCCTCACAGACAACGAGCCAGGATCTTGCCTGACTTTGAAAGTGCGTTAAAAACGTACTCAGACTATAGACAACGTGCAATTGGGAAAGAAATCGTCTCTTTTTTCGTTGCTTTCCTCGGGCGAGGCGCAAGCCGTTGCTCCTTGATCCTCACGGACAACGAGCAGGGTCTTGCCTGCCTCTGAAAGTGCGTTAAAAACGCACTTTTTCCCGTAGGAGTCAACGAAACGTGACGCTTTTTATAGGAATACCGTGACGGAAAGACAGGCATGTAGATGGTGTAGAGCGCAATCTGTCTCGGTATCGTATGTTCACGATTCATAAGAGTTCGTCTACACGCTAAATACGCCACCCGAATGGGATGGCGTATTTAGAACCTTATTGATTAGAAACTTGAGGTTTGATGATTTGTTCGTTACGCGAACGACCGCTGATGATGTCTTCCGCTTGCGTCGCTCGTTTGATGAAGAACGAAAGGATGAACGCAACACCCGCAATGAACGTTGAAACGAGGAAGGCATAGTTAATCCCGTCAAGTGTTGCTTGCATCATGATTTGTTGTTTCAACGCAGCAGCAGCTTCTGCTGTCGGTTGACTCGTCATGTTTTGAGCGGCCTCTTGCGCAAGTTCCGTCCCACGTGTCTTCGCATGCGTCGACATGATCGTGACGAGCAATGCCGTTCCGATGGCACCCGACACTTGTTGCAACGTATTGTTCATTGCCGTTCCGTGCGGATAGTAGCGTGTCGGTAACTGGTTTAAACCGTTTGTCGAGACGGGCATCATGACCATCGACATCCCGAACATCCGGAGTGAATACAAGATGATTAAGTGTGTATACGTCGTGTCCATCTTCAATTGACTGAAGAAGTAACTCGTGACGACAGTGATGAAGAGACCAGTGATCGCGAGTGGGCGTCCTCCAATCTTATCGAACAATTTTCCGTTGATTGGTGACATGACTGCCATGAGGATGGCTCCCGGTAGTAACATCAATCCTGCATCGAGCGGAGAAATGCCGCGGATGTTTTGGACGTAGATCGGTAAGAGTAACATCCCGGAGAACATTGCGACCGTGACAACGATTGAAATGGCAGATGAGAGAGCGAACATCGGATACTGATAAATTTTGAAGTTCAACATCGGACGCTCCATCCGCAACTGACGCAGGATGAAAGAAACGAGCGCAATCACACCGATTGTCAGCGCGATTGTGACGTGTGGGCTGTCCCACCCTTTAGAGCCGGCAGAACTAAACCCGTAGAGGAGTCCACCGAAACCGAATGAGGATAAAACAACTGACATGAAGTCGAGTTTAGCATTCGACCGTTCTTTGACGTCACGGAGTAAGACGATTCCGGCGACGAGAACGACTAAAGCGATTGGTGTGATGAAGTGGAATAACATCCGCCAATCATAGTGCTCAATGATCCAACCTGACAAAGTCGGTCCGATTGCTGGTGCACCCATCATGATGAGTCCGAAGAAGCCCATCGCCGTCCCACGTTTTTCAATCGGGAAACTGACGAGCATGACGTTCATCAAGAGCGGCATCATGATTGCTGAACCAGAAGCCTGAATCATTCGTCCTGCCAACAGGACGGGGAATTCACTTGCGAACCCGGCAAGGATTGTACCGAGTGAGAATAATGTCATCGCGAGGATGAACAGACGACGAACAGAAAATTTCTGAATCAGAAAAGCAGATGTCGGAATTAAGATCCCGTTGACGAGCATGAAACCAGTCGACAGCCACTGGACGGTCGACGTCTCGATGTTCAAATCCTTCATGATCGAAGGAAGGGCGATGTTAAGTAACGTGTTATTTAAAAAAGCGATGAAGGCTCCAATCATCAATACGGAAAGGATACCGTAGGGGGGGCGATTAGAAGCAGTTTTTTCGTGTTGCATGATTTTCCTCCTTAATGAACTGACGGTACACATTTCTATACGGTCATTATATCTGTTGTATATCTTAATCTGATTTCAAGATAAATACAAACATTAATAACTAAGAAAGGTAATTTTATTTTTAGTGAAGCAGAAAAAACATCCGACTCTAAAAAGAGAAGGATGTTTATAAATCATTAATAATGCTGAAAGATCTCAGCCGACATGTGTGTTCAAGGCATCATTCGTAATGTCATAATGAGCTGCAGACCATGTCGCACGTCCTTTTTCAATGAAGATGACCTGAGGTGATTCATGACGTACGTTGTAATGTTCGGCGATGTGATTTGACAGTGTCCGTGCTTCTTGGACGAGCAAGTAGGCAGTCGGTACTGACGTCGCGTCAGCAAATTTCGTGTATTCAGAAAAACCGGCGGCACTGATTGGGCAGGTCGTACTGTGTTTACAGATCACGAACGAATCGTGTTCGGAAACGAATTGATCAAAGTCAGAAATCGATTGCAGTTTTCTAAGTTGTGGCATAGTATCATCCTCCATACGTCCGTAGACGGTCGCTTAACTTTAGATTTTCCCTGTAATCGACTGGACAGTCAATCAAAACAGGTCCGTCGCTATGATTTGCCTGTTCGAGACAGCTCGAGAGACTGCCGTGTTCACCGACACGAAGTCCGAGTGCTCCGAACGCTTTCGCCAGTTCGACGAGGTCCGGATTGTCGAATTCAATGTAGGGAGCACGCCCGTAAGCCTGTTGCTGCTTCCATTCAATTAAGCCGTACGTTCCGTCGCGCCAGATGATGACGACGATCGGAAGTTTTAACCGGACGGCAGTCTCAAGATCTTGCCCGTTCATTAGAAAGGCCCCGTCACCGGAAGCGCAAAAGATACGCCGGTCCGGGTATAACAGTTGCGCGGCAATCGCGCTCGATAATCCGTATCCCATCGAAGAAAAGCCGTTGGAAATGAATAATTGGTTCGGACGCGTTGTTTGAAAATGGCGGCCGAGCCATACTTTATGCGCACCGACGTCTGAAAACACCATGCCGTCTTCACCGATGGCCGCCTCGAGTTCACGGACGATGCTTTGGGGGTGAAGCGGTAGGGCCATCGAATACGTCGCTTGAATTTCTTTGCGGAGTTTATCGCGGTCTCCTTGCCAGCCGTCCCAGGCCCGTGTCGGAATCTCTTCTGCTAACAAACGTAACGTATCGGACAAGGGACCGACTAGATTCGCGACGACCGGATAGTACTGATCGATTTCATGGCGATTCGTATCGATATGAATGACAGCAGTCCGGTTCGGATTCCATTTCGAAGGCGGCAACTCCGTGATGTCGTAACCGATCGCGATGATTAAGTCACTCCGGTCAAGAATCCGTTGGTTATAATCCGTATTCGGCAAACCAATCGTGTGTGCAGCAAGCGCGTGTTGTGAAGAAATCGCACCTTTGCCCATCATCGTCTCGACGACAGGTGCGCCAAGACGCTCCACGAACTGACGGAACACGTCCGTCGCTTGTCCGCGATTGATTCCAAAACCGGCAATCACGACGGGACGTTCTGCCTGCTCGATTTGTTTTAAGACGGCGCTGTCTTTGACGGATGTCGGATGAAGCGTATCCGGTTCGCTGTCCCGTAAAAGGGGTGTCTTAACATCGACATCAGTTTTTGCGATATCTTCCGGGAAAGAAATGTGCGTCGCACCCGGTTTTTCACAGCATGCCTCGGCGAACGCTTGACGGACGATTTCCGGGATGACTTCTCCTGATACGACCGATGTACTTGACTTCGTGATCGGTCGGTACATCTCGACTAAATCGAACATTTGATGGGATGCCTTATGCTGGCGCCATGTCGCTCCTTGTCCCGTAATCGCGACGACGGGCGAGTGGTCCATCGTTGCACTTGCGATGCCCGTCATCATGTTTGTCGCACCTGGTCCGAGCGTCGATAAGCAAACACCGGCACGACCGCTTAAGCGACCGAACATCGCTGCCATGAAAGCAGCATTTGTTTCATGGCGTGTCGTGACGAACGTAATATCCGATTCACTGATGGCGTCGAGCAACGTAATGTTTTCTTCTCCCGGGACACCAAAGATGTGCGTGACCCCTTCTGCTTCGAGGCAGGCGACGAACCGTTCTGCCGCATTCATGCGTCCATTCCTCCAATTGAAACATATTTTGTTTCAAGGTACGCTTCGAGACCTTCTGATCCACCTTCGCGTCCGATTCCTGATTGCTTCATGCCACCGAATGGTGCTTGGGCAGCAGATGGAACACCATCATTCCAGCCGACGATGCCGTAATCGAGTTGCTCAATCGTCCGCATCGCCCGTGCGTAGTTGTTCGTAAAGACATAAGACGCGAGGCCGAACGGTGTTTGATTGGCATAGTGAATGGCTTCTTCGTCAGAGCTGACACGTTGAACGGGAGCGACAGGACCGAATGTCTCTTCGTTCATGATCAGCATTTGTGGTGTGACATCAGCGATGACCGTTGCTTCATAATAGTAGACATCTTTCTCTTCATCCGTCGTTCCAGTCCCACCTGTGACGACACGGGCACCAGCTGACGTCGCATTGTCGACGTGTTTTTTGACTTTGTCATAACCGGCTTGATTGATCATCGGACCGATTTTTGTTTCTTCATCAAGTCCGTTCCCGGTTTTAAGCTTCGCTGTCGCTTCGCCTAGCTTTTCGACGAACGTATCGTAGATCGAATCAGAAACGTAGATCCGGTTCCCGCAGACGCACGTTTGTCCACCATTACGGAATTTCGATTTAATCGTTTCCGCGACGGCGAGATCAAGGTCACAGTCGTCAAACACAAGAATCGGAGCGTGTCCGCCGAGTTCGAGTGACATCGCTTTAATCGTCTCGGCACCTTGCGCCATCAATGTCCGGCCGACTTCTGTTGAGCCGGTAAATGTGATTTTGTCGATGTGCGGATGCGTTGCGAGCGATTCTCCGAGCTCTTTTCCGCTTCCCGTCACGGCGTTGACGACACCGTTTGGAATGCCGACTTCCTGGCAAAGTTCAAGCAGGCGCAGAGCAGTCAGTGGTGTTGCGGTAGGTGGCTTCAGGATAAACGTACAGCCTGCAACGAGTGCCGGTGCCATTTTTCGTGTAATCATCGCAGCCGGGAAGTTCCAGGGTGTGATGGCGGCGACGACACCGACCGGTTGTTTCATGACATGAAGTCGTTTGTTCGTATCGTGCGAGGGAATGATGCGTCCGTACGCACGTTTTCCTTCTTCCGCGAACCACTTGACAAAGTTTGCCGCGTACTGAACTTCCCCTTCCGATTCTGCGAGTGGTTTCCCCATTTCAAGCGTCATCAAGCGCGCGAGTTCGTCCTTTTTCTCAATCATCTTCGCATACAGTTTCTCGAGAAGTTCAGCGCGTTCATAGACACTTCGTTTCGACCAGGCCGGAAACGCTTGGCGAGCCGCTTCAACGGCATCGTTGACATCCGATTTCGTTCCGTTCGGGACACTCCCGACGATTTCCCCGGTTGCGGGATTTTTGACGTCCGTCCGTTCACGGTCATGATCAAGCCACTTTCCATCAATCAAAAATTGTCCGTCCATCTTACAAAATCCCCCTTTTTTATTTGCATTGTAAAGAATATACCCGAACGAGCAAAAAAAGATTCATCTTTCGACAGAACTTCATGCAAAAGGCTAGAAATCGACCGATAAAGAGTGTAGGATAATTCAGTAACTGTAATGTATCCATGACTGAAATATTGTTAACAAACGTCATCACTTTGAAGTGCCGGAAACAGACCGGGAACGTTGACATTGCATGTGTATTTGATAAGATGAAGGTAGAGTATTTGCGCAATCGATTGCGCTAAAAGAAATGAATCGATCACCCTTATAACAAATGAGCAATTATGATGAAAAAAATCAATGAACTAAGACTGACACACGAGAGGATTTATACACGATGACACAAATGATACCGCGCCCAGAAACGGCCCAAAAAACTCTAACACGCGCTTGGTGGAAAGAAGCTGTCGCTTATCAAATCTACCCACGAAGCTTCTACGACGCAAACAACGATGGAATCGGCGATATTCCGGGTATCATCGCAAAACTCGATTATTTGAAAGATTTAGGTGTCGACGTTCTTTGGATCTGTCCGATGTTTAAATCACCGAATGATGATAATGGATATGACATCAGCGACTATGAAGATATCATGGATGAATTCGGGACGATGGCAGACTTCAACCTCTTAATGGAAGAAGCGCACAAACGCGATATTAAAGTATTGCTTGATTTGGTCGTCAACCATACATCGGACGAACACCCGTGGTTCCTCGAATCGCGTTCTTCAAAAGACAATGAAAAACGCGACTGGTACATTTGGAAAGATGCCGTCAATGGTGGGGAACCGAACAACTGGGAAAGCATCTTTGGTGGATCCGCATGGGAATATGACGAAAAGACAGAACAATACTTTCTACATGTCTTCTCACGCCGCCAACCAGATTTGAACTGGCAAAACAAAGACATGCGTCAAGCGGTCTACACGATGATTAATTGGTGGCTCGATAAAGGAATCGACGGGTTCCGAATCGATGCCATCAGCCACATCAATAAAGACCAATCATTTGCCGATTTACCAAACCCACTCGGCATGCCACACGTGCCATCGTTTGAGATGCACATGAATGTTGAGGGGATCCATGAGTACTTGGAAGAACTTAAGGATGAAACGTTTTCGAAGTACGACATCATGACAGTCGGTGAAGCGAATGGTGTTACACCGGAAGAAGCAGATCTTTGGGTCGGCGAAGAGAACGGAAAAATGAACATGGTCTTCCAGTTCGAGCATATGGATTTATGGCGGTCAGATGCTGAAAAAGGTGTCGACGTCGTCAAACTGAAACAAGTTTTGACGAAGTGGCAAAAAGGGCTTGAAGAAACAGGCTGGAATGCACTTTACCTTGAAAACCACGATAAGGTCCGGTCCGTCTCACTTTGGGGAGATGAAGAGCAGTACTGGAAACAAAGTGCGAAGTCGCTCGCGATGATGTACTTCTTTATGCAGGGGACGCCATTCATCTACCAAGGGCAGGAAATCGGGATGACGAACGTTCAATTCCCGGACATCGCGGATTATGATGATGTCGCGACGAAAAACATGTACAACATGCAACTGGCATCCGGTAAAACACATGAAGAAATCATGGAAGTCATCTGGAACTCGTCGCGTGACAATTCCCGGACACCAATGCAGTGGACGAACGAACAAAATGGCGGATTCTCTTCACAGTCGCCGTGGTTCGGTGTCAATCCGAACTTTGCGGACATCAATGTCGCGTCACAGCAAGCAGACGAAGATTCGATTCTTAACTTCTACAAACGGATGATTCAAATCCGGAAAGCAGAAGAAACGTTGATTTACGGAGAATACGATTTGATTTTACCGGAAGATGAAAAAGTCTATGCCTACACGCGGACACTGGGTGACGAACAATTCTTGATCGTCACGAACTTAAAAGGTGAAGCAGCAGACATCGATACGGACATCATCCTCCATTCGGATAATCTGGTGCTCGGTAACTACGAGACAGCCTATCATGAAGGAACGGAACTGGCGCTGCGTCCATTCGAAGCACGTCTGTACCGAGTACGATAAACAATGACTGGATTCGGCACGTGCTGAATCCAGTCTTTTTGTGTATCTTGTCAGTTTGCGACCGTGCGTAAGATGAAAAAATCGTGTACGCTAGACGATGAGGTGATAAAAAGTGAAACCAAAACGTTATCCCGTCCTGCTGCGGCAAGTGACGACGATTCAAGATGACGCGATGCGTGAATCCGTCGATCTCGAAGCAGAAGGTATGCTGTTCGAGACGAAGGACGGTTTTGCGGTGAAATTCGTACAAGAAGACGAGCAACCGATTGATACGACGATCAAATGGTCGCATGATCAAGTTGCGTTGAACCGTAAAGGACCTGTTTCAATGCACCACGTGTTCATTTTAGGACAACAAACGAAGAGTGGGTATGAAAGTCAATTTGGTCAGATGTTGATGCAGACGGAAACCCATACGATTGAAATGCTCGACCAAGAGATGCGCTTCACCTACGATTTGATGATGAATCATCAGGCGGTCGGAACGTATACGATTGAATTAACATGGAAACGGAGTGAGACAGATGGCGTTTGAACAAACGGTAAAAGAGATGGAACAGATGCTCGACGAGGAATGGTTCGAGTGGTTAGAAAATGATGAGGATAAATACAATGCATGGCGCGATCAGCTCGAGACACTCTCAGAACAAGTCATGACGGAGTACAACCCGAAAGTTGAGACGGATGCAATCGATTCATTGTTGTTAATCAATGAAGAATTGCCAGTCTTATACGGGGAAGATACAGTCATGTTGTATACGGCGTTACTTCACGCCCGAAAAGAGGACGAAACCGTCTACGAGCGCTACCTCGCAATTCTCGGTGCATTCGCGGAAGAAAATCACCCGGCGCTCCGTCAGGTCGAACAGGCTGTCGCAAAAAAAGATTATCAGACGGCGTATACAAAAGCAGTCAAGTTGCCGCAAGCGTTAGGTCTCGAATAACGGCGGGTTAGACAGAATTGCTTTTGACTACGCTAAAGATGATGACGAAATAGAGAGGTGGGTTTTGATGCCCCCTCTCTATTTGTGTTCAAAAAATTGTTTGCAGACACGCTATTTCTCGATCGCTGTTTAAACCTAAGAATTTTCAGGGTAATGACTGCAATAGAGAGGAGTGGAGCCAAATGGCAGCATATAAAAAAGACAGTATTAAACTGACAGGAGCCATCGGTTTAGGGACAGGTGTCATGATCAGTGCCGGAATTTTTGCTTTACTTGGGCAGGTCGCAGAACTGTCCGGGACATGGTTTCCATTCATTTTCATTATCGGTGGGATCGTGACGGCGTTCAGTGCCTACTCTTATATCAAGCTGAGTAATGCCTTTCCGTCAGCAGGCGGAATCGGAATGTTTCTTGTCAAAGCGTACGGTAAAGGGACGATTACGGCAGGTGCTGCCTTACTGATGGCTTTATCGATGGTCATTAATCAAAGTTTAGTCGCCCGGACGTTCGGGACATACTTACTGCAATTATTCCCGGGGGATCAAGCCGACTACCTCGTGCCGTTACTCGGTGTCGGATTATTGGTTTTCGCCTTTTTAGTCAATATCGCAGGAAATGCCTTCATCCAGTCTTTTTCACTCGTCGCTTCCATTTTGAAGATCGCGGCACTCGTTGTCTTTGCGATTATTGCGTTATCAATCGGTGGATTTTCATTCGTCCCGGAGACGACGGGGAGTGCACCCGATGTCACAATCACCGGCTACATCGCGGCAGTTGCGTTAACCATCCTGTCGTTTAAAGGGTTTACGACGATTACGAACAGCGGGTCTGAAATCGTCAATCCGAAACGCAACGTCGGCATCGCAATCATCGTGTCGATT from the Exiguobacterium oxidotolerans JCM 12280 genome contains:
- a CDS encoding glycoside hydrolase family 13 protein; translation: MTQMIPRPETAQKTLTRAWWKEAVAYQIYPRSFYDANNDGIGDIPGIIAKLDYLKDLGVDVLWICPMFKSPNDDNGYDISDYEDIMDEFGTMADFNLLMEEAHKRDIKVLLDLVVNHTSDEHPWFLESRSSKDNEKRDWYIWKDAVNGGEPNNWESIFGGSAWEYDEKTEQYFLHVFSRRQPDLNWQNKDMRQAVYTMINWWLDKGIDGFRIDAISHINKDQSFADLPNPLGMPHVPSFEMHMNVEGIHEYLEELKDETFSKYDIMTVGEANGVTPEEADLWVGEENGKMNMVFQFEHMDLWRSDAEKGVDVVKLKQVLTKWQKGLEETGWNALYLENHDKVRSVSLWGDEEQYWKQSAKSLAMMYFFMQGTPFIYQGQEIGMTNVQFPDIADYDDVATKNMYNMQLASGKTHEEIMEVIWNSSRDNSRTPMQWTNEQNGGFSSQSPWFGVNPNFADINVASQQADEDSILNFYKRMIQIRKAEETLIYGEYDLILPEDEKVYAYTRTLGDEQFLIVTNLKGEAADIDTDIILHSDNLVLGNYETAYHEGTELALRPFEARLYRVR
- a CDS encoding DUF1934 domain-containing protein, with protein sequence MKPKRYPVLLRQVTTIQDDAMRESVDLEAEGMLFETKDGFAVKFVQEDEQPIDTTIKWSHDQVALNRKGPVSMHHVFILGQQTKSGYESQFGQMLMQTETHTIEMLDQEMRFTYDLMMNHQAVGTYTIELTWKRSETDGV
- a CDS encoding APC family permease; protein product: MAAYKKDSIKLTGAIGLGTGVMISAGIFALLGQVAELSGTWFPFIFIIGGIVTAFSAYSYIKLSNAFPSAGGIGMFLVKAYGKGTITAGAALLMALSMVINQSLVARTFGTYLLQLFPGDQADYLVPLLGVGLLVFAFLVNIAGNAFIQSFSLVASILKIAALVVFAIIALSIGGFSFVPETTGSAPDVTITGYIAAVALTILSFKGFTTITNSGSEIVNPKRNVGIAIIVSILISLVVYLLLAFSVSSSLSLQEIIDAKDYVLAEAARPALGDAGVWFTVSIALLATISGIIASVFAVSRMLAMLTDMTLIPHRHFGMPGSVQKHTLVYTIVVAMVLTVLFDLTRIASMGAILYLVMDIIIHIGVLKHLRKELSVNPFIVISAIILDAIVLGAFVYVKASSDWLVVVVSLIVIAVVFFGERLFLNHVDEKDTSNDKSE